Below is a window of Gopherus evgoodei ecotype Sinaloan lineage chromosome 21, rGopEvg1_v1.p, whole genome shotgun sequence DNA.
GGTAGCAGAGTGgacagggggagccacagacatcgatcccatgccgtgaggatggtaggcaactcgatctaagatactttaactgcagctacgttattcacttagctgaagttgcgtgtcttagatcgatcccctcccctagtgtagaccagccctgagtgatgtagttaaaaTGAGGTAaggtttaagtgtagaccagccctatgaAACACAGAAATGGACAGGATCTCTGTATTagaaggggtggagggggtgcaAAGAAGACTTTACCCCCACTTGGGCTCTATAAGGCTACTGGGTGACACCTGGTGTGtttgatgtttgttttaaatctatttcTTGTCTTTTAAAGATCTGTTCCtcagtaatgctttcaccttgaAAATAAATGTGCTGTGGGGTAACTCATAAAAGTTGGCAATACCTGTTCTTCACCCTTGGCATGAAAGCAACGCAGTGGTGCTGGGCATTAGACAGACTGGCATGCTGGAGACATCCctgtgcaaggcagggagctgtgctgtcTAAAAACCCCCTGCCAGATGGGACTGTCTAGAAGGCCTGGGGAAAATGAGCCACATGGGGGATTGAGAGGCTGTAAAAATAAATCTTATCACACACATGCCATTATTGTCAATGGAATTATACAGTGGCTGACAGGGTTGCACTAATGTGACATGTTTGGATGTTACACGATTTTGGACACTTTGTATCACTAGGACACTGTTTGAAAATATCCATTTGCCTTCTCTACTGGCGCTACCGTGTGGCTGGCTGAGTAGCTCTGTTTCCAAAACCAATGGGATTCAATAACAGAGAGCGAAGCCATGAGCTGGGGGACAGGGGTGTTGGATAAAATAGCATTAAAACAGAGCAatcagggagtggggagcagctgtTTGGGGAGCAAGATCATTGGGTTGTGGGTCCTGTGCAAGTTCATATTCCCCCTTCACCCGGAATGTGAAGTTAATCATGGTGTCAGACAACGCCAGCGGGGAGCGAAAGCAAACTCACAGCAGGACTGAGGAACAATTCAGTTgcagagagaaacaaaacaagATTCAATTGGTGAGTGTTTCTGAGGGAAAGTGACTGAAACACCACAGTGGTTGTGATGCTGGCAAAGGAAATTTTAAGGGGAGCGAAGTGTAAATTTGGCATCAGTTTGTGATTCAAGAGCTCAGTGACGTGGTGTTGTATcagccaggcaaggtactaataaacttcaacaggactttatttttacagtggaaacctctttaccaagctgctgctgcaccctctgtaactctcactcagcctcctcaattcttcccccctccttcctgtttcctgtcctttcagactcccaacagccagtgctcccagttctaattacaagcaacatctaaacaccacattccctcctctcttaagaaactctcccaattaaaataaacattgttattttaaccacaggaacaaataggaaacaagacactatactcgtggcagaaatattacactggaAACACTGTAGATACTACATAACATAGTCTTTAGTCCACACAGGTGATCATCTGGGTCTGACAGGCTGTCTCACAAGCCCCATTTCCAGTGCAATGTCTTGCTCTGTTGGTTCTATGTTGAAGTCATCCAATGCAGACTGGGTGTTGGTataatctcctcttggtgcataggcaggtgcaagataagaagctTTCCATACCTGCCCATCAGAAAGTCAATAGGTGTAAGGTCccttctctatgattttaagaggagctgtgaagTTATGGTCCCCTTTGCATAAGGTTCCAGGTTTTCGTATTCTAACGaaggaaccacactcaaactttggttccttagcaccccACTGCTTGACTGTGAAAGCCTTgtactttgcttggttctgttcaactgtttttctcactTCATCCTCATTTGAGGTATCAGGTCgtgcctttaacaatccagcaatgttcagtttagtattcatctgtttcccatgcagtaactcAGCGGGTGATCTTTGCGTTGTGGTATGTCGTGTAGCCCGGTATGCTTGCAAGGATCAGTAGTGATTTTCTTCACActcagcacagtaacatctggtattgtaactgcatgcaccGGTTGACTGAACTGGCTACTGTGACATTCTTTAGAAAAATGCACAATTTTTTTGCAAtgattgcactgagctacttttgctggaTATCCTGTGTAGCTTGCAAGGGTTTGTGGGGATCCACAGTGAAAGCCTGCTTTTACTGTACTTTGCATTTGCTGATTCAGCGGCTTTTTATTAGTTTTCCTCTTGCATTTGTTTGTCTGCAGCGATActgaacttttctgcaaaggagtcaaAGCCTGGACTGTGCTTTCTGTATctctgctcattattttggcttcagctgtagctgactcaatctgagtagcaatggttaTTACTTTTTCTAATGTAAATTGTGGTTCTAGAAGTAAACGTTCTCTTACATgaagcatggttgttttctcaatgagctgGTCTCTGATCATCTCGTCTGCCATATTCCCAAAATCACGTTACAATCAGATTCCTCAGGGAtgcaatatactgcattatagtctcccctgTTTTCTGCTCACGCTGGCGAAATCTGtctactacattcacttttggcacaaaaatattctttaatgcaagagtgcagtctcatatttatcatctgcaagggcaaaagtgtaaaatatatgctGCCCTTCTGCTCAAAGGCAGTGGCTTAGCAGAGCACGCTTTgttacttcagaaatctctgtagcactgattacaagcagataagtctcaaacatatggatccagacagtaaaagcaattggaggctcacctgggctttgcagaaagggtgtaggtgggttcagaggcagaagatccatcctcaTCGCCAAAATGTTATATCAacaaggcaaggtactaacaaacttcaacaggactttatttttacagtggaaacctctttactaagctgctgctgcaccttctGTAACTCTGGTTCagtctcctcaactcctccccactccttcctgtttcctgtcctttcagaagCCCatcagccagtgctcccagttctaataattacaagcacatctgaACACCACACGTGtcgctctccctctctctctggagaGGTCCAGGAGAAtgtcaaaaaatggaaaaagaataaaAGCCAGAAAGGGCTGGACCTTGTCTCATGGAGACTAACATAACCTGCTTTGATACCTTGTTGGTTGCTGTCCCCGCTCTTGGCTGAGTCCACTAGAGCCTGCTGGCCATTAGCTGAACTGAAAATATGTTTGCAGTGCAAGAAGTCACAGTCCACCCTGCTGAGCCATGTGGACTATTTGTCAAAGTTACAAACGACTAATGCAAAATGGCTCTGCTAGTTTTGACACAAAtatacacagtgctgtgtgcGGTTTTCTGTCTGCATCAAACTCTTAACTGACCAGAGGCTGAGTGGTAATGGAATCTCAAAGATCTAAATAGGAAATTTGCTTCCAGAGTCTTGGTTCTTCACTGACCCCACAGGATGAGGGGCCTTATGGAATATTTATGCAACTAAATTGATGCTAAAGCATGACGAAAATGTATCGTCTTCAGATTCCATTGTAAATTTTGGTTTCTTTCCCCTAGTTGGACCTCATGGCGAACCCAGAGTGGGGGAATCAAACAGTtctcacagaattcatcctggtaggatttgggaatctccctgagCTACAAactcttctcttcctgctgtttcttgTCATCTACATCGCGAccatggctgggaacatcctGATCTTTgcgctagttgtggctgatcagcaccttcacacccccatgtacttcttcctggggaatttgtcctgcctggagacctgctacacctccaccatcctgcccagggtgCTGGCCGGTCTCCTGAGTGTGGACAGGACTATTTCATTTAGTCTGTGCCTCACACAATATTATTTCTTTGGTTCTCTGGTGGTTACAGAATGTCTTCTCCTGTCAGTGATGTcctatgatcggtatttagcgatatgCAATCCGCTGCACTATGCAGCCCGTATGAGCGGCAGGGCCTGCCTCCAGCTTGCAGGTGGCTCTTGGATAGGTGGCTTCCTATGCAGTGGCATATTAACATTGTCGATATCTCAATTAACATTCTGTGGCCCCAACGTTATTGATCATTTATTTTGCGATTTTATAccccttattaatctctcctgcaATGACCCACACTTGATGGAAACATTGGCTTTCACACTCGGCTTCCTTTTCTCACTGGTCCCATTCCTACTTATCATAATGTCCTACATCCgcatcatcaccaccatcctgagaatcccgtCCACCATCGGAAGGCAAAagaccttttccacctgctcctcccacctcattgtggtgagcATTTATTATGCAACTCTTCTGATTGTCTACATGTTTCCAACCACAGACATCTTGAATGACTTCAAGAAAAGTCTCTCTATCATCTACACCGTCCTGACTCCCCTGgtcaatcccctcatctacagcctgagaaacaaagaggtccaGGAGGCCCTGAGAAAAGCTTGTGGGAAATTCATTCTTGGACTATGGTAACCGGTCAATTTTCTTATGCTAAAATAGATATAACATGGGCTGGAGtagggcctgaaccaaagcctGCTATAGTCCCAGGTTGTGTTTCCCTGAGCTTCACTAGGTTTCATGACCTGCTTTTAAACAGTGtcactcaacctttccagactactgtatccctttcaggagtctgatttgtcttgtttatccgcaagtttcacctcacttaaaagctacttgctcacaaaatcagacataaaaatacagaactgTCACAGAGCACTGCTACTGAAAAACTGCAGATTTtcttatttttactatataattatgaaataaatcaattggtATATAAagattgtacttacattttagtgtataGTCTGTAAAGCAGAATATATAAGTCTTTGTCgacatgaaattttagtttgtatgaaTTTTGcttgtgctttttctgtagcctattgtaaaacgaGGCAAATccctagatgagctgatgtacccgcctggaagacctctgcgtatgCCCAGGCTACAagtgcccctggttgagaaccactgctctggcaGCCCTGGGAAAGACCTCTCAAAACCTGGGACCACAGTCTGTTTAGAGCCTGTATCAGATGCCACAGGTGGGTATCACAGGCCTGGTGGGAGACTTGAACTTGTGGCTGCTCAGAGTTCAGACAAAGACCCGCGACGGAGCTCAGTCGCACGGGGTGCAGGCAAATGGACTCAGCTGGAACACTGGGAATCCATTCATTGTACGGTGAGAGACTTCtagatacacacacatacatacatgtatacacacccacacatgcaaatatatgcaaacacacacatgctcacacacatgcaggcacacacacatacacacatatacatgcacacagacatgcacacatgCATAGGTACATTCACACATACACAGAGGCATACTTACCCATACACAtgtacacatgtgcacacacacacacatgcacacatggatgcacacacacgcacatatgCGTGGACAAGATACCCACTCCAacacgcacacatacacaaacacaagcacacaagcacacacacatatatgcatgcaaatgcacacatacacacacactatgcACACATACTTACAAGCAtgcatgcacatgtgcacacacatgcacacatatgcaaatgcatgcatacacatgcacacacacatacacatgcacatacacatgcacacgtGGATAAATTGTCTTTAGACCTTACTGCAGAATTTAGATTTAGGATTAGATGGtgcttgcagagccattggccattatctttgaaaactcatggtgatcgggggaggtcccagactattagaaaaaggctaatgtagtgcccatctttaaagaagtgtaacccctttggggtttagagagcattgcccctttaaatctttttcctggagggggcagtgagagaaaggaggaaaactCAGGGGTGTGGCTCTGGAGCTCCCCAGGAGAGGGGCAGCAGCCCGCAGGCCCTCACAAagtgaagcagcagagaatctgccTGAAGCCTGAGAAGGACAGGGCGGCTGATCGGGGACACCCCAGGAAAGGAGCCAGGAgaagcactgtgccagggaggaatcgcccgAGAAGAATaggccggagctggacccagtatcacggctgcccagagctgcatggggctgtgagtactggggcttgtgactgtGCACTGGGAACAAGAAGACCAGGAGCAGGCACACCCAAgtctcaccactggactggatctttgctcaggactcctgaactctgtgagCAAACACATTGCTCAgagtctgcccttccagactgtgctaccactgggcccctGAGGCCTTGGCTTGGATGCAACCCTATTCTgctgctccccctatatttccccttattgtttttctcctctcatccctctgtaaataaatatttccctttcttatatccattgtacttttcctgtgggtgtgtgtgttcactcaGGGGGATTGGAACAGGTGTCCCTGGGTGGAAGGGATTTTCCCTGCTGCATTCTTGCGCGCGCTGTCTCTTGGCCAGAGTTGCCTGCAGATCAGACTCCATCTTGGTCACGAGGGAGCTAAAGTtacaaaagggaagaaagagaacccggggaactacagaccagtcagcctcacctcagtcctctgcaaaatcatgaagcaggtcctcaagtaatccattctgaagcacttggaggagaagaaggtgatcaggaacagtcaacatcgattcaccaagggcaagttatgcctgaccaacctgattgccttccgTAATGAGattactggctctgtggatatgggaaagtGGAGGATCTGATaaaccttgactttagcaaagcttttgggatggtctcacagtattcttgccagcaaattaaaagagtatggtctggatgaatggactaaaaggtgaatagaaagctggctagatcattgggctcaaagggtagtgatcaatggctccatgtccagttggcagctggtatcaagcagagtgccccaggggtcggttttgttcaacatctttattaatgatctggatgatggaaaggattgcaccctcagcaagttcactggtgacactaagctagggggagaggcagatacgctggagggtagggttagggtccagatgacctagacaaatgggaggactgggccaaaaaaaatctgatgaggttcaacaaggacaagtgcaaagtcctgtacttaggatggaagaatcccatgcattgctacaggctggggaccgactagctaagcagcagttctgtagaaaaggacctggggattacagtagatgagaagctggaaacgagtcagcagtgtgcctttgtgaggctacatctggaatattgtgtctagttttgggctcCCTaccacagaaaggatgtggacaaattggagacagtccagtggagggcaatgaaaattatcaggaggctggggcacatgacttacaaggagaggctgagggaactgggcttgtttagtctgcagaagagaggaatgagggggatttgatagcagccttcaactacctgaaggggggttacaaagaggatggaactcggggtattctcagtggtggcagatggcagaacaaggagcaatggtctcaagtggcagtggggagggtctatattggatattaggaaacactatttcactaggagggtggtgaagcactggaatgggttacctaggaatgtggtgaaatctccatccttagaagtttttaaggcccggcttgacaaagccctggctgggatgatttagccggtgttggtcctgctttgagccgggggttggactagatgacctcctgaggtgtcttccaaccctaatcttctatgattctatgatctaggCAAGTCCTctgaactcaaggcaggactatgtcATTATCAAACCATTCCTTACTGGTGTTTgagctgttcttaaaaacctccagtggtggAGATCCTACaatcttttcctaatgtccagtctacAGCACCCTTGgtgcactttaagcccattgcattTTGTCCTGTCCTAAGTGGTTATGGGGAATAacttttctccctgcttcttgTAAtgacattttatgtacttgaaaacactTGTCATGTCCCGTCAGTCGTCtcctttccagactaaacaatcccaaccTTCCctcttaggtcatgttttctggacttttaatcatttttgttgctcttctctggactttttccaatttgtccccatctttcctgcACAGGACACAAAACTTCGGTTGAGGTCTTATCAGCGTGGTATCGAGTGAAAGAATTCTTCTCTtaccttgcttacaacactcctgctaatacatcactGAATGGTgtttggggttggttttttttctttccaccagTGTACTGTTATATGTACTGTTCTGTTTAGGTACAGTGCCAGCCACACATGCAAGAATGTACCTGGGGCAAAGGGGTATTGGGGGCAGCAGAGAGTGAGGAATGGGAAAGGGGCAGCTCTACTTTAGCATGGGGGCACTAGGGATAGCAGAGGAGGAAGGCTGGGAAAGGGGCGGCTATATAGTGTATTGGGCATTAGGGGAAGCAAAGGTTAATTTGGCCAATATTCTATGTCTCCTTCCTAATGATCTCTACAAGGCAGCTGATCACAGGGAATGGCAAataaaagaattatttttatcTGAAATCACAGGCTTAATATTCCTTAAAGTGATAAAGAGTCAATCAACTTGGAATTAAAAATTTAAGCTGCAGTGTGAGAAGATTCACCACTAGCCTTGTATTCCAGTCAACGTGCAGATTAGATGTGTTTCACTTGAAGAGTTAAGCAATGGGATTTCATCCCTGTGGGCACGGGTGATGCGTGAGATGCTCCTGGGTGAGCCAAGCCCTCAGCCCTGTCCCATCTGCCTGAGGCCCCGGCCACCTCCACCCCTTTCtccaccccttcttcccccctaccctgctggagccctgagcccctctcttccccttcatctgctggccccacagccccagcccctggctgccccattCTAGTGCCCTCAGCCCTCCCGAACACTGGGTGGCATGACCCCACCACCCAGGGGCCCCAAGCTCTAGGCAGCCCCATCTGCCTCAAATCCTAGCCACAGGCTCTAGACCTAGCCCAACCCTGGTACACTTCCCAGAAGAGGAGTAGCCTGCCAGGGCTGGAGAGGTCAAGGGGAAAGCAGCAACTAGGAGGGGCCCTCGGGGTGGAACACGGGTGGGGCCATACTGGAGTGTTTGGGGGGGTAGCTTCCCCCAGCCTACAATATGCGCCACCCAGGCCTGACAGCAATGTTTTTTCCTagagaacaattaaaaaaacaaagaaagaaacaaacccCTTTTCCCAAAATACAATTATGCGAGCCACAAATGTTCACCATTTGGACATTTTAAACAACAaagctttacaa
It encodes the following:
- the LOC115638177 gene encoding olfactory receptor 10A4-like, with the translated sequence MANPEWGNQTVLTEFILVGFGNLPELQTLLFLLFLVIYIATMAGNILIFALVVADQHLHTPMYFFLGNLSCLETCYTSTILPRVLAGLLSVDRTISFSLCLTQYYFFGSLVVTECLLLSVMSYDRYLAICNPLHYAARMSGRACLQLAGGSWIGGFLCSGILTLSISQLTFCGPNVIDHLFCDFIPLINLSCNDPHLMETLAFTLGFLFSLVPFLLIIMSYIRIITTILRIPSTIGRQKTFSTCSSHLIVVSIYYATLLIVYMFPTTDILNDFKKSLSIIYTVLTPLVNPLIYSLRNKEVQEALRKACGKFILGLW